One bacterium DNA window includes the following coding sequences:
- a CDS encoding zinc-ribbon domain containing protein, with protein sequence MPDMTITCVDCGSDFTFSERDQAFFAERGMSTPKRCRECRAARKAQGGGAGAPRGGDRVRHPIVCQQCGKEDTVPFKPTAGRPVLCRDCFSAGRR encoded by the coding sequence ATGCCCGACATGACCATCACCTGCGTGGACTGCGGTAGCGACTTCACCTTCAGCGAGCGCGATCAGGCGTTCTTCGCCGAGCGCGGGATGTCCACTCCGAAGCGGTGCCGCGAGTGCCGCGCCGCCCGCAAGGCTCAGGGCGGCGGCGCCGGCGCGCCCCGCGGCGGCGACCGCGTTCGTCACCCGATCGTCTGCCAGCAGTGCGGCAAGGAAGACACCGTGCCGTTCAAGCCGACGGCCGGCCGTCCGGTCCTCTGCCGTGACTGCTTCTCGGCCGGTCGCCGCTGA
- a CDS encoding alpha/beta hydrolase translates to MRQAVAVLAVFAALLATVSVALAAGPAYAGWGGLRPGPYAVGFQPILARDQSRTFDSPRDADGAPNQREVARPVQILVWYPASPAAEAAHVPFADYVALSAREIDFGPLDDAARAAKLEAFVALPAAQGIPADTVRALLAAPTAAIAAAPRAEGTFPLVLYAAGLSGSAFENSILCEYLASHGYVVAAVPSIGAEGRAMTPDMIGAEAQTRDMAFALATLRDYPYADARDVAVVGYSFGGLADVMLATRDTRVAALVSLDGSILHLDAAERADARLDPNRLRVPSLFFVGAGSERPDFDPAFFRALKYSDARLLRLPRMEHRDFTSQHVVLFELLPADQRGTRGGDPRLGFETAAQYARRFLDATLKGNAEARAFIDGSPDGLGLPAGFARLESRRAVPAPPTEGQFLDLLERGGVQRAREALRKVKIVDPQWQVFREATMEALGRALLAENRVAEAAEAFRLNVEAYPDSADAAASLGEALARAGKAKEAEEAYRSALVLLRRDERTPAAYKEQFRRRLLDAIAKLK, encoded by the coding sequence ATGCGTCAGGCGGTGGCCGTTCTGGCCGTTTTCGCCGCGCTTCTCGCCACTGTCTCGGTCGCCCTCGCCGCCGGTCCGGCCTACGCGGGCTGGGGCGGGCTGCGCCCGGGGCCGTACGCCGTCGGCTTCCAGCCGATTCTGGCGCGGGACCAGTCGCGCACGTTCGATTCGCCGCGCGACGCCGACGGCGCGCCGAACCAGCGCGAGGTCGCGCGGCCGGTCCAGATCCTCGTCTGGTACCCGGCGTCGCCGGCCGCGGAGGCGGCCCACGTTCCGTTCGCCGACTACGTCGCCCTGTCCGCGCGCGAGATCGACTTCGGGCCGCTCGACGACGCCGCGCGCGCCGCGAAGCTCGAGGCGTTCGTCGCCCTCCCCGCGGCGCAAGGGATTCCGGCCGACACGGTGCGCGCCCTCCTCGCCGCGCCGACCGCGGCGATCGCCGCGGCGCCGCGCGCCGAGGGGACCTTCCCGCTCGTCCTCTACGCCGCCGGCCTGAGCGGCTCGGCCTTCGAGAACTCGATCCTCTGCGAGTACCTGGCCAGCCACGGCTACGTCGTCGCCGCTGTGCCGTCGATCGGGGCCGAGGGCCGGGCGATGACCCCGGACATGATCGGGGCGGAGGCGCAGACGCGCGACATGGCGTTCGCCCTCGCCACGCTGCGCGACTATCCCTACGCCGACGCGCGCGACGTCGCCGTCGTCGGCTACAGCTTCGGCGGCCTGGCCGACGTGATGCTCGCGACGCGCGACACGCGGGTCGCCGCGCTCGTCTCGCTCGACGGATCGATCCTCCATCTCGACGCCGCGGAGCGCGCCGACGCGCGCCTCGACCCGAACCGGCTGCGCGTCCCGTCGCTGTTCTTCGTCGGCGCGGGGAGCGAGCGCCCCGACTTCGACCCGGCGTTCTTCCGCGCCCTCAAGTACTCCGACGCGCGCCTGCTGCGCCTGCCGCGGATGGAGCACCGCGACTTCACCTCGCAGCACGTGGTGCTCTTCGAGCTGCTTCCCGCCGACCAGCGCGGGACCCGGGGCGGCGATCCGCGCCTCGGCTTCGAAACCGCCGCGCAGTACGCGCGCCGCTTCCTCGACGCGACGCTCAAGGGAAACGCCGAGGCGCGCGCGTTCATCGACGGATCGCCGGACGGCCTCGGGCTTCCCGCGGGGTTCGCGCGGCTCGAGAGCCGGCGCGCCGTTCCCGCCCCGCCGACCGAAGGGCAGTTCCTCGACCTTCTGGAGCGCGGCGGCGTCCAGCGGGCTCGGGAAGCGCTGCGCAAGGTCAAGATCGTCGATCCGCAGTGGCAGGTCTTCCGCGAGGCGACGATGGAGGCGCTCGGGCGGGCGCTGCTCGCCGAGAACCGCGTCGCCGAAGCGGCGGAGGCCTTCCGCCTCAACGTCGAGGCGTATCCCGATTCGGCCGACGCCGCGGCGAGCCTCGGCGAGGCGCTGGCCCGCGCGGGAAAGGCGAAGGAGGCGGAGGAGGCGTACCGCAGCGCGTTGGTGCTGCTCCGCCGCGACGAGCGGACGCCGGCGGCCTACAAGGAGCAGTTCCGGCGGCGGCTGCTCGACGCGATCGCCAAGCTGAAGTGA